A DNA window from Pogona vitticeps strain Pit_001003342236 chromosome 2, PviZW2.1, whole genome shotgun sequence contains the following coding sequences:
- the LOC110090612 gene encoding LHFPL tetraspan subfamily member 5 protein, with protein MLAAREAAALYQTDFVRNARAVGALWAGCTLCFGILEVVVLIQPAWVQTAPLTYQLPPSGVLSDPSVSAVGSFGLYQVCTERDSALQCEGSLVTLTPIPSFKAAAVFVLMALVLVLGSVASLGLFWVCSPGTVYKVCAWQQLSAATCQALGCLVFPDGWGAPEVRALCGPRARSYTLGACTIHWAFTLALLGIVDAVVLATLAFVLGNRQDALLPAGYTPPTGGRGATSALTPD; from the exons ATGTTGGCAGCCCGAGAAGCCGCTGCCCTCTACCAGACAGATTTTGTGCGCAATGCCAGGGCAGTGGGCGCCCTCTGGGCCGGCTGCACCCTCTGCTTTGGCATCCTCGAGGTGGTGGTGCTGATTCAGCCGGCCTGGGTGCAGACGGCACCCCTCACCTACCAGCTGCCCCCCTCGGGGGTCCTGTCTGACCCCAGTGTGAGCGCCGTGGGCTCTTTCGGCCTCTACCAAGTCTGCACCGAGCGGGACAGCGCCCTCCAGTGTGAGGGGTCGCTGGTCACCCTGACGCCCATCCCATCCTTCAAGGCGGCTGCCGTCTTTGTCCTGATGGCCCTGGTGCTGGTGCTGGGCAGCGTGGCTTCCTTGGGGCTCTTCTGGGTCTGCAGTCCTGGGACCGTCTACAAGGTGTGTGCCTGGCAGCAACTTTCAGCAg CAACATGCCAGGCCCTTGGCTGCCTGGTTTTCCCAGATGGCTGGGGAGCACCAGAGGTGAGAGCTCTTTGTGGGCCTCGGGCTCGGAGCTATACCCTGGGTGCATGCACAATACACTGGGCCTTTACCCTTGCCTTGTTGGGCATAGTGGATGCTGTGGTGCTTGCCACCCTTGCTTTCGTCCTGGGAAACCGTCAAGATGCTCTGCTACCAGCAGGCTATACACCGCCCACTGGAGGAAGAG GGGCCACGTCAGCACTGACTCCAGATTGA
- the PCSK1N gene encoding proSAAS, whose protein sequence is MVGVGEGTGEEPRPSPEGAELPVLPGVVGASGAVRARIRRSLAVAAAAAWAASVSRPSPKGAMGPALLLALLSGLGAAKPLSAPGSSRGGGLTHSLSGGTRRVRRELQGTPYEAVETLANEVYYPELVRLAALERALSSPGGQLQEEHLAQALERAMASPNNQLQDDRLAQALDRAVAPPSNQFHPDERLALALQRLLQDGHRRDQESVYLANLLRLWDEAKGAPLYPEYDETGLAGGSSPPRSLPNRYWVPEGGFEPQEELGGEEEPAGEMDPEMLRYLVGRILSGVGNSDPQRLPMPPRRLRRAIFAGDLPEPPNLLRVKRLGGEAVGETQLQRVKRTEGEGAGGRRGATGGTQRLRYVSE, encoded by the exons atggttggggtgggggaggggacgGGGGAGGAGCCAAGGCCGAGCCCGGAGGGGGCGGAGCTCCCGGTGTTGCCTGGCGTCGTTGGCGCTTCTGGTGCAGTCCGGGCTCGGATCCGTCGCTCGCTTgctgtcgccgccgccgccgcctgggcAGCCTCTGTCTCCCGTCCGTCACCGAAGGGAGCGATGGGCCCGGCGCTGCTGCTCGCGCTGCTCTCGGGCCTCGGAGCCGCCAAG CCTCTTTCTGCCCCAGGGAGTTCTCGTGGAGGAGGGCTAACCCACAGCTTATCTGGGGGGACCCGGCGGGTTCGTCGTGAGCTTCAAGGAACACCCTATGAAGCTGTGGAGACGTTGGCTAATGAAGTGTACTATCCTGAGTTGGTTCGGCTGGCTGCACTGGAGAGAGCCTTGTCGTCCCCTGGTGGTCAGTTGCAGGAAGAGCACCTCGCCCAAGCCTTGGAGAGAGCTATGGCTTCCCCCAATAACCAGCTCCAGGACGACCGCTTAGCACAAGCGCTAGACAGGGCGGTGGCTCCACCAAGCAACCAGTTCCACCCAGATGAACGCCTGGCACTGGCTCTGCAGCGCCTCCTTCAGGATGGGCATCGCCGGGACCAGGAATCTGTCTATTTGGCAAACCTTTTAAGGCTTTGGGACGAAGCCAAGGGTGCCCCACTGTACCCGGAATACGACGAGACTGGCTTAGCAGGTGGCTCTTCTCCACCCAGATCTCTGCCAAATCGATACTGGGTTCCTGAAGGAGGTTTTGAACCCCAAGAAGAGCTAGGCGGAGAAGAGGAACCCGCCGGAGAAATGGACCCTGAAATGTTGAG gtacCTGGTTGGTAGAATCCtgtcaggggtgggcaactcaGACCCCCAACGACTCCCAATGCCCCCCAGACGACTCCGGCGCGCCATCTTTGCTGGAGACCTCCCTGAGCCCCCCAACCTGCTACGCGTCAAGCGCCTAGGTGGGGAGGCTGTAGGGGAGACCCAGCTGCAACGAGTCAAGCGGACAGAAGGAGAAGGGGCTGGAGGGCGGAGGGGTGCGACTGGGGGGACCCAGAGACTCCGTTATGTCTCTGAATAG